A region of Leishmania mexicana MHOM/GT/2001/U1103 complete genome, chromosome 8 DNA encodes the following proteins:
- a CDS encoding putative carnitine/choline acetyltransferase: protein MKRISATELQGNVLKLPRLPIPSVVATMDGYRSSLRALWSPEVTAPHLAKLDAFVNSSAPVLQRHLVDTDAAAAESGKAPFTYVEGLLAQSALNSRSPQEVNMNASFVLQQDIAGGDRTQAGVASALTYGIACWIQELRTNGLSVPADPVAQYDVSPLLTEFGRSLIPSKETDLLHTTPLEKLSHIIVLHDGHPYMVRVFDEHQRVLDRRLIQKAFELILTITPDQDNTSPVSVLTAGSRAVWGQAYQELLKTPENAEVLRLFHESILVVCLDSMKWGNDESLAEASALHGSKEELENRWYDKHQMIVSEDGQVAFNFDSTASDRVHWAKWIGDVLSILKERGVGGGSTDGIDGAAVGRIVRHLSVTYGKSFVSHIRAARQEALAIVTDTEVHSIHLPCGRAQLSALKVEPDAFVQMCLQLAMYKMRNKLYSTTEVCSTAGFFHGTTELVHTTSEEMLVLAKNIAQLQQDGEHAAALDTNGKEMLTKVIRATSDRHVALTAAASRGKGYDRHLMALRHVARINGDKAALAFFEDDLFLKTSRPVLSTSQFSQPWLRYYTFGPMQSNGYGLGYVIDEQEVRISLSAFTNSPTTNVADLKAALMLSCNTLCEVLRGVPAGNTAAAEASN, encoded by the coding sequence ATGAAGCGTATCAGCGCCACCGAGCTGCAGGGCAACGTGCTCAAGCTGCCGCGTCTGCCCATTCCGTCGGTTGTGGCGACGATGGACGGGTACCGCTCATCCTTGCGTGCACTATGGTCCCCCGAGGTGACGGCACCGCACCTAGCGAAGCTGGACGCCTTCGTCAACTCCTCCGCCCCTGTGCTCCAGAGGCATCTCGTGGACAcggacgcggccgccgccgagtcGGGCAAGGCACCGTTCACGTACGTGGAGGGCCTCTTGGCACAGTCGGCCCTCAACAGCCGTTCGCCACAAGAGGTGAACATGAACGCTAGCTTTGTTCTGCAGCAGGACATCGCCGGAGGGGATAGGACGCAGGCTGGAGTGGCATCGGCCCTCACCTACGGTATTGCGTGCTGGATTCAGGAACTGCGGACGAATGGTCTCTCCGTTCCGGCTGATCCGGTTGCGCAGTACGACGTGTCGCCGCTCCTCACCGAGTTTGGCCGCAGTCTCATTCCATCGAAGGAGACAGATCTGCTCCACACCACGCCACTGGAGAAGCTAAGCCACATCATAGTACTGCACGATGGCCACCCTTACATGGTCCGCGTCTTTGACGAGCACCAGCGCGTGCTCGACCGCAGATTGATTCAGAAAGCCTTCGAGCTGATCCTCACCATCACTCCCGACCAGGACAATACGTCTCCTGTGTCGGTGCTGACAGCTGGTAGCCGCGCTGTGTGGGGCCAGGCATATCAAGAGCTCCTCAAGACACCCGAAAacgccgaggtgctgcgcctcttccaCGAGAGTATCCTGGTGGTGTGTCTCGACAGCATGAAGTGGGGCAACGACGAGAGTCTGGCGGAGGCCTCGGCTCTGCACGGCagcaaggaggagctggagaaccGCTGGTACGACAAGCATCAGATGATCGTCTCCGAGGATGGGCAGGTGGCGTTCAACTTTGATTCGACGGCGAGCGACCGCGTGCACTGGGCCAAGTGGATAGGCGACGTACTCTCTATCCTGAAAGAGAGGGGCGTTGGCGGAGGGTCGACGGATGGCAtcgacggtgctgccgtgGGCCGCATCGTACGCCACCTGAGCGTGACATATGGCAAGTCGTTCGTTTCTCACATCCGCGCGGCACGccaggaggcgctggcgatTGTGACGGACACCGAGGTGCACTCCATTCACCTTCCCTGTGGCAGGGCGCAGCTGTCTGCGCTGAAGGTAGAGCCGGATGCGTTTGTGCAGATGTGCCTGCAGTTAGCCATGTATAAGATGCGCAACAAGCTATACAGCACGACAGAGGTGTGCAGCACGGCCGGCTTCTTTCACGGCACCACGGAGCTGGTGCATACGACGTCTGAAGAGATGCTGGTACTGGCGAAAAACATTGCGCAGCTTCAGCAGgacggcgagcacgcggcggcgctggacaCGAATGGCAAAGAAATGCTTACTAAGGTAATCCGCGCTACGAGCGACCGACACGTCGCCCTCACAGCTGCCGCATCTCGTGGCAAGGGCTACGACCGCCATCTTATGGCTCTACGCCACGTTGCGCGGATCAACGGTGACAAGGCCGCGCTTGCCTTCTTTGAAGACGACCTGTTCCTCAAGACGAGCAGGCCGGTGCTGAGCACCAGCCAGTTTAGCCAACCGTGGCTGCGGTACTACACTTTCGGCCCCATGCAGAGCAACGGCTACGGCCTCGGGTACGTGATTGATGAGCAGGAGGTGCGCatttctctctccgcctttACGAACAGCCCGACAACGAACGTGGCGGACCTGAAGGCGGCACTGATGCTGTCCTGCAACACCCTCTGCGAGGTGCTTAGAGGCGTGCCAGCCGGAaacaccgctgcagcagaagcCTCGAACTGA